The following coding sequences are from one Cervus canadensis isolate Bull #8, Minnesota chromosome 4, ASM1932006v1, whole genome shotgun sequence window:
- the LOC122439810 gene encoding protocadherin alpha-C2 isoform X3, with protein MELAGTRPGATVRPRLQPPMSWLPLLQLLLLLPSPAASQLRYSVPEEQAPGAPVGNVARALGLELRRLGPGCLRIHHLGAPSPRYLELDLTNGALFVNERIDREALCEQRPRCLLSLEVLAHSPVAVSAVEVEVLDINDNSPRFPRPDYQLQVSESVAPGARFHIESAQDPDVGTNSVQTYELSPNEHFELDLKPLQENSKVLELLLRKGLDREQAVLHHLVLTAVDGGSPARSGTAQISVRVLDTNDNSPAFDQSTYRVHLREDSPPGTLVVKLNASDPDEGSNGELTYSLSSYTSDRERQLFSIDASTGEVRVSGALDYEEASSYQIYVQATDRGPVPMVGHCKVLVDIVDVNDNAPEVVLTDLYSPVPEDAAPNTVVALLSVNDQDSGPNRKVSLGLEAALPFRLNGFGNSYTLVVSGPLDRERVAAYNITVTATDGGVPQLTSQRTLQVEISDINDNPPSFPKDSYSIYIEENNLPGVLLCTVQATDPDEKENAEVAYSLLEREVQGLPVTSYVSINSASGSLYAVNSFDYEKFREFFVIVEARDNGSPPLSSTVTVNVYIVDVNDHAPHILYPTSTNSSVAIEMVPRTAPAGYLVTKVIAMDSDSGQNAWLFYHLSQISDLDLFKVELHTGEIRTTRKMGDETGTTFNLTVVVRDNGEPSLSASVAITVAVVDRVSRILPDTQRHVKSPRTYSEITLYLIIALSTVSFIFLLTIIVLSIIKCYRYTAYGTTCCGGFCGVRERCPAELYKQANNNIDARIPPGLKVQPHFIEVRGNGSLTKTYCYKACLTAGSGSDTFMFYNTGAQTGRGPGGAQAAAGDSRHLTGQSGQSAGNLVILKNEAVSQNEPRQPNPDWRYSASLRAGMHSSVHLEEAGILRAGPGGPDQQWPTVSSATPEPEAGEVSPPVGAGVNSNSWTFKYGPGNPKQSGPEPKKQTQVSFLLRRKGEASQPRQ; from the exons ATGGAGCTGGCGGGCACCAGACCCGGGGCGACAGTGCGTCCGCGACTCCAGCCGCCCATGTCCTGGCTGCCGCTGCTGCAGCTTCTCCTGCTGCTGCCGAGCCCAGCGGCCTCCCAGCTGCGATACTCGGTGCCGGAGGAGCAGGCACCCGGCGCGCCTGTGGGTAACGTGGCTCGTGCGCTGGGGCTGGAGCTGCGGCGCTTGGGGCCGGGCTGCCTGCGCATCCACCACCTGGGTGCGCCCAGCCCGCGCTACCTGGAGCTGGACCTGACCAATGGAGCGCTCTTCGTCAACGAGCGCATTGACCGGGAGGCGCTGTGCGAGCAGCGGCCTCGCTGCCTGCTCAGCCTGGAAGTGCTGGCGCACAGCCCGGTGGCGGTGAGCGCCGTAGAGGTGGAGGTATTGGACATCAACGACAACTCGCCTCGCTTCCCGCGGCCCGACTACCAGCTGCAGGTAAGCGAATCGGTGGCCCCTGGAGCGCGCTTTCACATAGAGAGCGCGCAGGACCCCGACGTGGGCACCAACTCGGTGCAGACCTACGAGCTCAGCCCCAACGAGCACTTCGAGCTGGACCTGAAACCCCTGCAAGAGAACAGTAAGGTGCTGGAGCTGCTGCTGCGGAAGGGCCTAGACCGCGAGCAGGCAGTCTTGCACCACCTGGTTCTCACAGCTGTGGACGGGGGCAGCCCAGCCCGCTCCGGCACGGCGCAGATCTCGGTGCGAGTCCTGGACACTAACGACAATTCTCCCGCCTTCGACCAGTCCACTTACCGCGTCCACCTTCGAGAGGATTCGCCCCCAGGCACGCTGGTAGTGAAGCTGAATGCCTCCGACCCGGATGAGGGCTCCAATGGCGAGCTCACGTACTCCTTGAGCAGCTACACGTCGGACCGGGAGAGACAGCTCTTCAGCATCGACGCCAGCACGGGGGAAGTGCGGGTCAGCGGAGCGCTGGATTACGAGGAGGCCTCCTCCTACCAGATCTACGTGCAGGCAACTGACCGGGGTCCGGTGCCCATGGTGGGTCACTGCAAGGTGCTGGTGGATATCGTGGACGTGAATGATAACGCACCAGAGGTGGTGCTCACGGACCTGTACAGCCCGGTGCCCGAGGACGCTGCCCCCAACACTGTTGTGGCCCTTCTCAGTGTCAATGACCAAGACTCGGGTCCCAACCGGAAGGTGAGCCTGGGCCTGGAGGCCGCACTGCCTTTCCGACTGAATGGTTTTGGAAACTCCTACACACTGGTGGTGAGTGGACCCCTGGACCGGGAGCGGGTGGCTGCCTACAACATCACAGTGACTGCCACTGATGGGGGAGTGCCACAGCTCACGTCCCAGCGGACACTGCAGGTGGAGATATCTGACATCAATGACAACCCCCCCAGCTTCCCAAAGGACTCCTACTCCATCTACATCGAGGAGAACAATTTGCCAGGGGTGTTGCTCTGCACTGTGCAAGCGACGGACCCAGATGAAAAGGAGAATGCGGAGGTGGCCTACTCCCTCCtggagagggaggttcaagggctGCCAGTCACCTCCTATGTCTCCATTAACAGTGCCAGTGGTAGCCTTTATGCTGTCAACTCCTTTGATTATGAGAAGTTTCGGGAGTTTTTTGTGATTGTGGAGGCCCGGGACAATGGGAGCCCACCACTGAGCAGCACTGTGACCGTCAATGTGTATATAGTGGACGTGAACGACCACGCCCCTCACATCCTGTACCCTACCTCAACCAATTCATCAGTAGCCATTGAAATGGTGCCTCGAACTGCCCCTGCTGGCTACCTGGTCACTAAAGTCATAGCCATGGACTCAGATTCTGGGCAAAATGCTTGGCTCTTTTACCATCTGTCCCAGATTTCTGACCTGGACCTCTTTAAAGTAGAGCTCCACACAGGAGAAATTAGGACTACCAGGAAGATGGGAGATGAGACTGGAACCACTTTCAACCTGACCGTGGTGGTCCGAGATAATGGAGAGCCATCGCTGTCAGCCTCTGTGGCCATTACAGTAGCCGTGGTGGATAGGGTTTCCAGAATCCTCCCTGACACTCAGAGACATGTGAAAAGTCCTCGGACATACTCTGAAATTACACTTTATCTCATAATAGCACTAAGCACAgtgtcttttatatttcttttgacaATCATTGTTTTGAGCATCATCAAGTGCTACCGCTACACAGCTTACGGCACCACGTGCTGTGGAGGCTTCTGTGGAGTGAGGGAGCGGTGCCCTGCAGAACTCTACAAGCAGGCCAATAACAACATTGATGCCAGGATACCTCCCGGCCTCAAAGTGCAGCCTCACTTCATCGAAGTGCGAGGGAACGGCTCCCTCACCAAGACCTACTGCTACAAGGCCTGTCTGACAGCAGGCTCAGGGAGCGACACCTTCATGTTTTACAACACAGGGGCACAGACAGGACGGGGACCTGGGGGAGCCCAGGCAGCGGCAGGTGACAGCAGGCACCTCACGGGCCAAAGTGGGCAGAGTGCTGGGAACCTGGTTATTCTCAAAAATGAAGCTGTTTCTCAAAATGAG CCACGACAGCCCAACCCTGACTGGCGTTACTCTgcctccctgagggcaggaatgCACAG CTCTGTGCATCTGGAGGAGGCTGGCATTCTCCGGGCTGGTCCAGGGGGACCCGATCAGCAGTGGCCAACAGTATCCAGTGCGACACCAG